The DNA region CAGGTCGAGGATCGCCTTGTGCTCGGGGTTGGCCGGGTCGAGGGCGAGGAAGGCCTTCCTGATCTTCTCGGCGAGGGCCGGGTCGAGGGTGCCGCGCACGGTCCAGTTGTAGTCGTAGTAGGCCGGTGTGGTGGCGAACACCCTGACCTTGGCGGTGTCGACCTTGCCGGCGGCGACCAGCTTGTCCCACACGCTGGCGTTCAGCACGCCGCCGTCCACCTTGCCGGCCTGGACCCAGGCGGCGGTGGCGTCATGGGCGCCGGAATAGCCGATGCGGCTGAAGTACTGCTCGGGCTTGATGCCGTCCTTGAGCATGAAGTAGCGCGGCATCAGGCTGCCCGAGGTCGAGGAGATGGAGCCGAAGGCGAAGGTCTTGCCCTTGAGGTCGGCCAGCGACTTCACCTCCGGGTTGGCGGTGATGAACTTGCTGGTGAACTGCGCATCCTGCTCGCGCTGCACCAGCGGGATGGCGTTGCCGGTCTTCAGGCGCACCTGGACGAACGTGAAGCCGCCCAGCCAGGCCAGGTCCAGGCGGTCGGTGGCCAGGGCCTCGACCACCGCCGGGTAGTCGGCGACCGGGACGAACTGGACCTTCATGCCCAGCGTCTTCTCCAGGTAGGCGCCCAGCGGCTCGAACTTGCGCAGCAGCTCGGTGGGGGCTTCGTCGGGGATGGCGCTGACGCGCAGCACGTCGGCGGCCTGGGTGGCCAGCGTGGACAGGGACAGGGCGAGGCCGGCAGTGGCGGCCAGGATGCGCTTGAGCATGAAGATTCTCCGGTTCAATGGCGGAAAAGGTTCGCAGTCACGCGCCGTGCGCGCTTGCAGAGGGTAGACGAATCGGCGGCGATTATAGGGATGGAGGTGTGAAAGGCCAGCTTTGCTAAAATCCGCCGCCATCAGAATCAAGAGGTGTGCAATGAGCGAGCCGATCCGTTTGACCCAGTACAGCCATGGCGCCGGTTGCGGCTGCAAGATCTCCCCCAAGGTGCTGGACGTGATCCTGGCCGGCAGCGGCGCACAGAACCTCGACCCGCGCCTGTGGGTCGGCAACGCCTCGCGTGACGACGCCGCGGTGTACGCCCTGGACGAGGAGCGCGGGGTGGTCTCCACCACCGACTTCTTCATGCCCATCGTCGACGACCCCTTCGACTTCGGCCGCATCGCCGCGACCAACGCGATCAGCGACATCTACGCCATGGGCGGCGACCCGCTGATGGCCATCGCCATCCTCGGCTGGCCGGTGAACCTGCTGCCGCCGGAGTTGGCCCGCGAGGTGATCCGGGGAGGCCGCGCGGTGTGCGATGCGGCGGGCATCCCGCTGGCCGGCGGCCACTCGATCGACGCGCCGGAGCCGATCTTCGGCCTGGCCGTGACCGGCGTGGTGAACAAGGCGCACATGAAGCGCAACGACACCGCAACCGTCGGTTGCCGGCTCTACCTGACCAAGCCGCTGGGCATCGGCATCCTCACCACCGCCGAGAAGAAGGCCAGGCTGCGCGAGCAGGACGTCGGCCTGGCGCGGGACTGGATGTGCACCCTGAACACCCCCGGCTCGCGCTTCGGCCGCCTGGCAGGCGTCCGCGCCATGACCGACGTCACCGGCTTCGGCCTGCTCGGCCACCTGGTGGAGATGGCCGACGGCGCCGGGCTCACGGCTCGGCTGGATTACGCCAGCGTGCCGCGCCTGCCGGGCGTCGAGCATTACCTGGCGGAGGGTTGCGTGCCCGGCGGGACGCTGCGCAACTTCGACAGCTATGGCGACCGGATCGCGCCGATCTCCGAGGCGCAGCGGGACCTGCTGTGCGACCCGCAGACCAGCGGTGGCCTGCTGGTGGGGGTGGCGCCCGAAGGCGAGACCGAGTTCCTCGCCGTGGCCGCCGAGCTGCGGCTGGACCTCTCGCCGATCGGCCAGCTGGTCGAGCGACAGAGACACGCGGTCGAGGTGCTCTGATGCGCGACAACACCACCGACTACCGCGAGCTGTTCCTCAACGATGTCCCGATGATGGACATGCGTGCCCCGGTGGAATACTCCAAGGGCGCGTTCCCCGGCACCGTGAGCCTGCCGCTGATGACCGACCTGGAGCGGCAGAAGGTCGGCACCTGCTACAAGCAGAAGGGCCAGCAGGCCGCCATCGAGCTCGGGCACCAGCTGGTGTCCGGCAAGGTCAAGGCGCAACGGGTGGAGGCCTGGGCGGCCTTCGCCAAGGCCCACCCCGAGGGCTACCTGTACTGCTTCCGGGGCGGCTTGCGTTCGCAGATCGTGCAGCAGTGGCTGAAGGAAGCCGGCATCGAGTACCCCCGCGTGATCGGCGGCTACAAGGCGATGCGGACCTTCCTGATCGAAACCCTGGACCGGGCCGTGGCCGAGTGCGAGTTCGTCGTGGTGGGCGGCATGACCGGCACCGGCAAGACCGAGGTGGTCAAGGCCCTGGCCGACAGCGTCGACCTGGAGGGCCACGCCAACCACCGTGGCTCCAGCTTCGGCAAGCGTGCGACCGGGCAACCCTCGCAGATCGACTTCGAGAACCGCCTGGCCATCGACCTGCTCAAGCGCCGGGCCCGTGGCCAGCAGCTGTTCGTGCTGGAGGACGAAAGCCGCATGATCGGCATGTGCTCGCTGCCGCTGTCGTTGCACCAGGGCATGCAGCATTTCCCGCTGGTATGGCTGGAGGACAGCCTCGAAGGGCGCATCGAGCGCATTCTCAAGGACTACGTGATCGACCTGGCCGCCGAGTTCCGCGCCGTGCACGGCGATGAGCCGGGCTTCGAGCGCTTCGCCGAGCGCCTGTTGCAGAGCCTGGACAACATCCAGAAGCGCCTCGGCGGCGAACGTTACCAGCGCCTGCGGCTGATCATGCAGGCGGCCCTGGACGAGCAGCGCCGCAGGGGTGCGGTGGAACTCCACCGTGGCTGGATCGAGGGGCTGCTGCGCGAGTACTACGACCCGATGTACGCCTACCAGCGCGAGAACAAGGGCACGCGCATCGAGTTCGCCGGTGACGCACCGGCCATCCTCGACTACCTGGCGCAGCGCCGGGCGCGGCGCTAGGGGCTGTCGACCAGGGGGCGGGCTCGCGGTCGTACGTCGCGCTGACTCATGGGCGCCGGACCGCTTCCGGGTGCTGGGTGCCGAGGACCACGGCGAGGGAGTCCGGGCGCCAGAACTCCTGGTCGAACTCCACGCTCTGGCCGTGCTCGCCGTAGCTCAGGCGCTCCAGGTAGAAGCTGCCGGACCCCGGCGAGACCTGCAGCAGCTCGGCCTGGACGTCGTTCATCGTTTCCGGATGCATGAGCAGTTCGCTACGTGACTGCACGCGGCCGAAGCGCTCGCGCAGCAGGCGGGTGAGCGAGGTGTTGAGGTCGGTGGTGAGCAGCTCCGGGCACCAGTCCACCAGCAGCACGTTGCATTCCAGCAGCACCGGGCGCTGGTCGACCCAGCGGCGCCGTTGCAGGTAGAACACCGGCTCCTCGGGGTGCTCCAGGCCCATGCGCTTGGCCAGCCAGGCGCCGGCGGGGCGGCGTTCGGCGTGCAGGCATTCGGTGCGCGGCACGCGTCCCTGGGCCGCCACGTATTCCATGAAGCCGATGATGCCGGTGGGGTCGTAGCGGATGCGTGGCGGGCTGACGTACCAGCCCCGGCGGTTCTGGCGGTAGATCAGGCCGTCGGTTTCCAGCAGCTGCAAGGCCTGGCGCAGGGTCACCCGGGTGCAGCCGAAGCGCTCGGCCAGCTCACGCTCCGCCGGCAGCTTGCTGTCACTGGGGAGGACGCCTTCGGCCAGGTCCGTCACCAACTGGTCGCGGATGCGCAGGTAGTGGGGCACGGAGGCTCGCCAACCGCCCTGGGGCAGGGACTCGGCCACGAACGAGGGGCGCGACGGGTTGAGCAGCGCGCCGTTCACGCCGTTGCCTCGGCTGCCGCTGCCAGGGGCCGCTCCTGGTGCCGCAGGTCCTTGCGCCAGGCGTGCAGGCCATAGCCGGCGAGCACCACGAAGCCGGCGTAGAGCGCGGCGGTGAGCTGCAGGTCCTTGTAGAGGAAGAGGCCGACGTAGGCGACGTCGAGGATGATCCACAGCCCCCAACTGGCCAGGTACTTGCGCGCCGCCCAGAAGCTGGCCACCAGGCTGAAGGCGGTGAGCAGGGCGTCGACCCAGGGCACGGCGGCATCGGTGAAAAGGTGCATCAGGCTGCCCAGCAGCACGGCTCCGAGCAGGCCGGCGAGGAGGCTGAGGACGGCTTCGCGCAGGGGCAGGCGCTCGACGCGGACCTTGCCGCCGACGCTCTGGCCGCTGCTCCAGCGCCACCAGCCGTAGCCTTGCAGCACGGCGAAGACCAGTTGCAGGAGCATGTCGGAGTAGAGCTTCACGCCGAAGAAGATCCAGGCGTAGAGCAGCACCGCGACCACGCTGACCGGCCAGCACCAGCGGATGCGCTGGGCGGTGAGCCAGACGCCGAGGATGTTGACGATGACGGCGACGATTTCCAGTGATGACATCGATGAGGCCCTCAGTAGGTGGGGTACTGCGGTTGCAGCGCCCGCTGCTTGAGCGCGCGCTTCTCGCTGGCCGGCAGGTCCTCGCGGCCCTGGTAGGGGGCGCTGTACCAGTGGCCGTAGGTGGGGTTGGGCAACAGGAACAAGCGCTCGCCCAGCCAGCCGAGGTAGGGCGCGGCCACCCGTTGCTGATCGGCCAGGCTGCCCTTGCCGGCGATGAAGTCGCCGAAGCTGTCGCCCACCAGCATCAGCACGCGGGCACGGCTGCCGACCCAGTGGCGTCGGCAGGTCTTGTCCGAGCCCGCGTCCGCACAGCCGCCGATGGCCGTGCCCGCCGTGAGGATCTGCGCGGTGTCGTCGATGGGGAAGCCGGCGCGGCGCAGGTTGACCAGGGTCGCCTGCTCCTGGCCGGGCTCGCGGTTGGTCAGGTAGTAGGGGGTGATGCCGCGCTGCGCCGCCGCCTGCAGGAAGGCCACCGAGCCCGGTAGCGCCCTGGCCTCGGCGCGCTCCACCCATTGGTTCCACTCCTGATAGTCGTAGGGGCGGTCTTCGAGGATGGTGCGGGCGTTCAGCGGCACGTTGTCGAGCAGGGTCTCGTCGATGTCGACGATCACCGCCGGCGGCAGCCCGGCCAGCTCGCGAGGCGCTTCGGCCAGGGCGTCCCAGCCGGGGTCGGCCAGGGCCTTGTCCAGCTGGCGGGTGGCGTTGGCGTAGACCTGGCGGAACAGCAGGTCGTGCTCGATGGAGGTCTGGGTCCAGAGCACCGCGTCCAGCTGGTCGTTGGCGGGTGGGTGCTGCTGGCAGCCGGCCAGGAGTGCGACGAGCAGGGCGGTGGCGAGCGGGGTGGCGATGCGCACGGCAGGTTCCTCAGAAGTTCACGGTGGCGGAGAGGCGCGCGGTACGCGGGGCGCCCTGGAACAGGTAGCCGTCGCCCATGTACTCGCCGGCGTCGCGCCAGTAGCGGGCGTCGAAGAGGTTGTCGACGGTCAGGCGCAGCACCGTCTCGTAGCCGTCGATATCCAGGCTGTAGCGGCCGCCGAGGTCGAATACCGCGTAGTCGTCCACCTTCACGTTGCCGGCCTGGCTGGCGTACTTGCTGCCGCTGTACTGCACGCCGCCGAGCAGGGCCAGGCCCTGGATGCCGGGGATGGCGTAGTCGGCATGCAGGCTGGCGCGCAGCTCGGGCACGTTGATCGCCTGGTGGCCTTCGTAGGCGGCGGTGCCGCTGCCGGTGACCCGCGCGCGGATGGCTGCGGCGCTGGCCGAAACCTGCAGGCGGTCGGTGACCCGGCCGGTGGCGGAAAGCTCCAGGCCGATGTTCTTCTGCTCGCCCTGCTGCACATAGGTGAAGGTGGTGTCGCCGTTGGGCCGCGCGTACTGGTAGGCCTTGGTGATCTGGAACAGCGCGGCGCTCAGGCTCAGGCGCTGCCAGTCACGCTTGATGCCCAGCTCCAGCTGGCGCGAGACCGTCGGCGCCAGGATCTCGTCGGCGTTGGTGGTGAACCAGGCCGCTTCGCCGCCCAGGGACAGGCCCTTGCTGTAGCTGCCATAGAGGGAGATGTCCGCGCGCGGCTTGTAGATCAGCGCGACGCTGGGCAGGAACTCCGAGCGCCGGGTGTGGCGGGTGGTGTTGCCGTCCTTGTCGAAGGCCTCTTCGTCCAGGCGCACCTGGCGCCCGCCGATCACCGCCTGCCAGTGTTCGCCGTAGCTCACGCGGTCGCTGGCGAACAGGCCGTACTGGCGGCTGTCCAGGCGGCGATAGGTGTGGCCGAGGGGCACGTCGGTGGGCGGGAAGTCGGGCGTGGGCTGGTGGATGTTGGCGGTGCCCACCCATTCGTTGGTGGATTTGCGCCGGTCCAGCAGGCGACGGAAGGCGCTGCTGCCGATGGTCAGCTCGTGGCTGAGCGGGCCGCTGTCGAAGCGGCCGGCGAGGGCGGCTTGCAGCTCGTCGTTGCGGCGCGTGTCGCCCGGGTTGCGGAAGTCGTAGATGTCGTAGTCGCCTTCCGGGCTGAAGAAGTTCGGCACGGCGGAGCCGGCGCAGCTGGCCGAGCCGTAGCAGCCCCAGGCGAAGGCGCTGTAGTCGTCGATCACCACGCGGCTGCGGGCGGCGCTGAGGCTGCCGGTCCAGTCGTCGTCGAAGCGGTATTCGAAGCGGCCGTTGAGGTTGAGCGAGTCGATCTTCACGGGCTTGGACCAGCTCTGGTCGCCGAGACGGTCGCTCGGGTCGATGCCGCTGGGCACCACGCTGCCGCCCAGCAGCTGGTAGCCGGGCACCGAGCGCTGCTCGCGGGTCTGGTACTCGGCGTCCAGCTGCAGCAGCGCGGCGTCGCTGATGTTCCAGTCGCTGGCCAGGGAGAGGAAGTCGCGCGTGCCGTCGGAGTTGTCGACGTAGGAGCGGATGTCCTCGTGGGCGACGTTGGCGCGCAGGCCGAAGCGCTGCTCGTCGTCGAGCCAGGCGCCGATGTCGGTGGCAATGTAGCGCTCGCCTTCCTCGTTGGTGGCCAGGGTCACCGAACGCACGGCCTCCGGGCGCTTGGTGACGTAATTGACCAGCCCGCCGGGTTCGGAGACGCCGCTCTGCAGGCCGGAGAGGCCCTTGAGCACTTCGACCCGCTGCTTGTTCTCCAGGGCGACGTTCTGCTCGCCGGTGATGGTGCGGCCGTTGATCTTGTAGCTGCTGGCGGCGTTGAGGGAGAAGCCGCGGATCACGAAGTTCTCGTAGTAGCCGATGGGCGCGTAGCTGTCGCCGACCGAGGCGTCGTTGCGCAGCACCTCGCTGAGCAGCTTGGCCTGGCGATCCTTGATCAGCTCCTCGGTGAACACCGAAACGGAGGCGGGGGTATCCAGCAGCGGGGCCTCGTCGAAGCCGCCCACCGAGGCGCTTCGGGCCTGGTAGCCGTCGTCCTCGTCGCCGTGCACGGTGACGGTGTCCAGGGTGACGGCGCCTTGCGCCCAGGCCAGTGACGGGCTCAGTGACAGGGCCAGGAGCGCCAGCGCGAAACCGTGGCGGTGCTGCAGGAACAGGGATGGGACCATGGACGAACTCCTCGATGGACGCCGGCAGGCAGCGGGGGCGGGCAAGGTGTCGCCCGGCTCGCGGCGCTGGCGTGCCTACTGCTGAAAGACGGAAGAAGGGGTAAGGACCTCAGGCCGGAGCTGCTCCGGTGGACATTGGCAAGGCTGGATCGGCCGCCCATTCCTGCAGCGAGCCGTCGTAGATCGAGACCCGCCGCCGGCCCAGGAGGGTCAGGGCGAGGGCCGTGGCGGCGGCGGATATGCCGCCCCCGCAATAGAGGATCAGGGGCTGCTCACCCTCCAGCAGCGCGCCCAGGGCCCGGGCCAGCTGCGGGGCGGGGAGGTAGCGGCCGCCTTCGTCGAACAGGCCGCGGGCCGGGTGGCTGAGGCTGCCGGGGATATGGCCGCGCCGGGCGTAGCGGGTCACGGCGCTGCCGTCGAAGAGCGCGGCGGACAGCGCGCAGACCAGCGTGCCGGGCGCATTGCCCTCGACCACGGCGAGCACGTCCTGGCGATCGGCCCAGAAACCCGCCTGGGGGGCCAGTTGCGGCAACGGCCCGCCGCCACCGGGCTCCTCGCCCTGTGCCAGGGGCAGGCCGGCCTGGCGCCAGGCCTTGAGGCCGCCATCGAGCACGGCAGCGGCGATGCCGAGGCTGCGCAGCATCCACCACAGGCGCGCGGCCCAGAAACCGTCGTGGCGGTCGTAGATGACGATGCGCCGTGCGCCGCCGACGCCCAGGCGCGCCAGGGGTTGTTGCAGCGCGGCCGGGCTCGGCAGGGCGAAGCTGAAGCCCGCAGCACCATCGGCCAGCGCGTGCAGCAGGTCCGCGTGGCGGGCACCGGGGATGTGCTCCTGGCGCCAGGCCGCCTCGCCGCTGGCCACCCGGTAGTCGCCGTCGAATGCGGCGGCGGCCAGTTCGACGCTGGCATCGAGCAGCAGCAGGCCGGGTTCGGCCAGGGCCTGGTGCAGGGCCTGCGGGGCGATGAGGATGGCGGCGTGGTGCGTGGGCATGGCGGTTTCCTAGTTGCGTGTGCGGGCGAGCCGGTCGAGGTGGGCGAGCAGGCGGGCGCCCTCGTTGTCGCCGAACCAGCGGGCATGGCCGACCAGGAAGGCGTGGTAGGCGATATCCGCGCTGGCCCGGGAGCCGACGATGCCTTCGAAGTAATCCACCTCGGCGAGGGCGAAGTCGGCGTGCACCAGCGGCAGCAGTGCCTTGAGGGTGAACAGGTCGTTGCGGTCGAGCGGCCGCTGGCTCGTATAGCCGGCCAGCAGCGCATCGACGGCGTCGAGGTCGGCCGGGGCGCGGCCGCCATCATCCAGTTCCAGCCAGGGAACGCAATTGCGTTCCAGCGCGGTGGCGAGGTCGAACAGGGCGAAGGTGAGGTCGCTGAGGCCGAAGTCGAGGACGCTCTCGACCTCGGCCGAGCCACCTTCCGCGCGCCACAGCAGGTTGGAGGCATGCCAGTCGTTGTGGGTCCAGAGCGCTGGTTGGCCGGCAAGCAGCGGCAGCAGCTCGCGGTGCCACGGCAGGTGCAGTTCCGCCAGGGTCCGGCGCCAGTCCTGCCCGGCCAGGTAGCGGGCCAGGGCGGGCTGCCGGGGCAGGGCCCGCTCGATGGCCTGCAGCGGGTCGTGCTGTCTGAAGATGCGCAGGTTGGACACCAGCACCGGAGCCTGGCGGGCGCTCGCGGTGAAGCCTTCGGCGGCGCGGTGCAGGCGGGCGAGGGTGGCGCCGGCCGAGTAGGCGTGGTGCAGGTCGAGGAAGGGCGTCCAGGACAGCGCGTCGCGGTAGAGATCGTCCCCGGCGGCGCGGGGCAGTACCTCGTAGGTCCAGTCGCCGAGGGCCAGCGCGCTGTTGCCGTGCGCGTCGGTCAGCGGGTTGACAACCGGGGCGCCCCGGCTCGCCAGGTGGCGGATGAAGCGGTGTTCCTCTTCCAGCCAGGCCGGCTGGCGCACGCTGTGGTGATGACGCTTGACGAACAGCTCGCCCCGCTCCGTCTGCACCTGGGCGGCGGCGGAGAAGGGGCGCGGGCTGTGCCAGCCGAGCTGCACCAAGGCGCCCAGCTGCGGGAAGCGCTGCAGCACCTGCTCGACGTCCCCTTGTCGCAGGGCGGGCCAGTCGGCTTCCACCGGCTGCGAGCCCATGCCGTGGGCGATGCGTGCGGGCTCGCTCATGGCTGCGGCTCCGCCAGGTAGTGGTTGCAGGTGGCGTGGCGCCAGGCGTCCGCGTCGGCGAGCACGCCGTGCGCGTGCAGCCAGTGCGCATAGGGTGCGAGCAGTTCTTCACGCTGCTGGCCCCAGCGCTGCTCGTGCAACCAGGTGGTGGCGATGCGCTGCAGCGACTGGCTGAGCAGCTCGGTGGGGAAGTAGGGGATGGCCGCCTCGTAGGCGGGCAGGGCGCTTTGCGGGTCGGCCGCCACGGCGCGGAAGCCGCGCTCGGTGGCGGCGAGGAAGGCGCGTGCGGCTTCGGCGTGGTTGTCGAGCCAGTCCTCGCGACCGCCCAGCAGGTAGCTGTGGTAGCGCGGCGCGCCGATCTCGTCCACCGGCCAGACCACGCGGCGTTCGGCCGGGATGGGGCTGTCCATCAGCGCTTCCCAGGCCCAGTAGCCACCGAAGCTGGCGTCGGCGACACCGGCGGCCAGTTGTTCCGGGCGCAGCTCGCGCACCTTGCTGTCGACGATGATCACGGCATCCGGATCGCCACCGTCGGCGGCCACCAGGTGGCGCACCATGGCCAGGCCGCGCGGGGTGGGGTTGAGCGCCAGGCGCTTGCCGGCCAGGTCGCGGGGCCGCTGGATGCCGAGGCCGGTCAGGGTCTGGATGGACTCCAGCCCGCAATGGTTGATGGCGGCCACGCCCAACAGGGGCTGGCCGAGGCTGCGCCGGACCAGCAGGCGGTTGCTGGGGAATACGCCAAGGTCGGCCGCACCCTGCAGCACGTGTTCGAGCGTGTCGCCCCGGAAGGGGTCCGGCACCTGCAGCTGCACATCCAGCCCGGCGTCGCGGTACCAGCCGCGTTCCCGCGCCACGTAGAAGCCGGCCGAATTCGGCCAGGGATGAAAATATTCCAGCATTACCCGTACAGCGATCATCCATCTTGCTCCGCATTGCCCAGTGGGCTCATGGGGGCGGATTTAAAGGGAGGGGCTCTGGTATATACCAATATCGTTCAGCGCTATTGATATCCCCTGATGGAATAAATGCCGTTCTGCTAATTCGATTGAGGATTAAGTGGCGCCATGCCGGCGCAACTGCCGATGGTGTGGGCGGCTCAGGCTCCACACCCTTGCGTATCTGTCGGCGCCAGGGGGATGTCTTGTAGACTTCGGCACCGTCAGGGCGCGTCGGTCGGGTTCGATCCGGATGCCTCCCTGGCTCCCCTGGGCCCTGCTGGTACCCCGCCGCATGCACGCCACCCATCGACGTCGACAGCCGTTTTTCGCGCTCCTGCTGGCCCTGCTCCTGTTGTCGTTCCCGGCCGGGGCGGCCGGGCGGGTGGTCGATGCCGCCGCCGTGGACCAGGCGGCCCTGTCGCTGACGCCCTTCGTCTCGCTGCTGGAGGACCCGGACCGTTCCCTGACCCTGGCGGACGTGCAGGCGCCCGAACGGGCGGCGCGCTTCCAGGGCGACCTGCCGCCCGGCAACGCCCTGGCGCTGGGTTTCACCCGCTCCGCCTACTGGCTGCGCCTGGTGTTGCGCAACCCGGGCGACACCCCGCTGCGGCGCATGCTGGTGGTGGAGAACCCGCGCATCTCCCATGTCGAGGCGCATATCCCGGATGCGCAGGGCATCTACCAGGTGACCGCCACCGGCTGCGACGTCGCGCCCTCGAGCAAGGCCTACCCCAACCGCAATTTCGTCTTCCCCCTGCACCTGGGCGCGCATTCGGAGCAGGTGCTGTACCTGCGCGTGGAGTCGAGCGTGGGGCTGCTGGTGCCGCTGCAGCTGTGGCCGGTGGAGGCGTTCCACGCCTACGAGCGCGACGACTATGTGAGCAAGGTCTGGTACTTCGGCATCGCCACCGCGATGGTGCTGTTCAACCTGATGTTGTTCGTCGCCCTGCGTGATCGTGTCTACCTGCTGTACGTGGCCTTCGTGGCCTCCACCGCCTTCACCCTGGCGATCAAGAACGGCCTGGCGCCGGATTGGT from Pseudomonas tohonis includes:
- a CDS encoding ABC transporter substrate-binding protein; amino-acid sequence: MIAVRVMLEYFHPWPNSAGFYVARERGWYRDAGLDVQLQVPDPFRGDTLEHVLQGAADLGVFPSNRLLVRRSLGQPLLGVAAINHCGLESIQTLTGLGIQRPRDLAGKRLALNPTPRGLAMVRHLVAADGGDPDAVIIVDSKVRELRPEQLAAGVADASFGGYWAWEALMDSPIPAERRVVWPVDEIGAPRYHSYLLGGREDWLDNHAEAARAFLAATERGFRAVAADPQSALPAYEAAIPYFPTELLSQSLQRIATTWLHEQRWGQQREELLAPYAHWLHAHGVLADADAWRHATCNHYLAEPQP
- a CDS encoding TonB-dependent siderophore receptor, with amino-acid sequence MVPSLFLQHRHGFALALLALSLSPSLAWAQGAVTLDTVTVHGDEDDGYQARSASVGGFDEAPLLDTPASVSVFTEELIKDRQAKLLSEVLRNDASVGDSYAPIGYYENFVIRGFSLNAASSYKINGRTITGEQNVALENKQRVEVLKGLSGLQSGVSEPGGLVNYVTKRPEAVRSVTLATNEEGERYIATDIGAWLDDEQRFGLRANVAHEDIRSYVDNSDGTRDFLSLASDWNISDAALLQLDAEYQTREQRSVPGYQLLGGSVVPSGIDPSDRLGDQSWSKPVKIDSLNLNGRFEYRFDDDWTGSLSAARSRVVIDDYSAFAWGCYGSASCAGSAVPNFFSPEGDYDIYDFRNPGDTRRNDELQAALAGRFDSGPLSHELTIGSSAFRRLLDRRKSTNEWVGTANIHQPTPDFPPTDVPLGHTYRRLDSRQYGLFASDRVSYGEHWQAVIGGRQVRLDEEAFDKDGNTTRHTRRSEFLPSVALIYKPRADISLYGSYSKGLSLGGEAAWFTTNADEILAPTVSRQLELGIKRDWQRLSLSAALFQITKAYQYARPNGDTTFTYVQQGEQKNIGLELSATGRVTDRLQVSASAAAIRARVTGSGTAAYEGHQAINVPELRASLHADYAIPGIQGLALLGGVQYSGSKYASQAGNVKVDDYAVFDLGGRYSLDIDGYETVLRLTVDNLFDARYWRDAGEYMGDGYLFQGAPRTARLSATVNF
- a CDS encoding sulfurtransferase, whose product is MPTHHAAILIAPQALHQALAEPGLLLLDASVELAAAAFDGDYRVASGEAAWRQEHIPGARHADLLHALADGAAGFSFALPSPAALQQPLARLGVGGARRIVIYDRHDGFWAARLWWMLRSLGIAAAVLDGGLKAWRQAGLPLAQGEEPGGGGPLPQLAPQAGFWADRQDVLAVVEGNAPGTLVCALSAALFDGSAVTRYARRGHIPGSLSHPARGLFDEGGRYLPAPQLARALGALLEGEQPLILYCGGGISAAATALALTLLGRRRVSIYDGSLQEWAADPALPMSTGAAPA
- a CDS encoding UTRA domain-containing protein; this encodes MPHYLRIRDQLVTDLAEGVLPSDSKLPAERELAERFGCTRVTLRQALQLLETDGLIYRQNRRGWYVSPPRIRYDPTGIIGFMEYVAAQGRVPRTECLHAERRPAGAWLAKRMGLEHPEEPVFYLQRRRWVDQRPVLLECNVLLVDWCPELLTTDLNTSLTRLLRERFGRVQSRSELLMHPETMNDVQAELLQVSPGSGSFYLERLSYGEHGQSVEFDQEFWRPDSLAVVLGTQHPEAVRRP
- the pnuC gene encoding nicotinamide riboside transporter PnuC is translated as MSSLEIVAVIVNILGVWLTAQRIRWCWPVSVVAVLLYAWIFFGVKLYSDMLLQLVFAVLQGYGWWRWSSGQSVGGKVRVERLPLREAVLSLLAGLLGAVLLGSLMHLFTDAAVPWVDALLTAFSLVASFWAARKYLASWGLWIILDVAYVGLFLYKDLQLTAALYAGFVVLAGYGLHAWRKDLRHQERPLAAAAEATA
- a CDS encoding phosphotransferase enzyme family protein, which gives rise to MSEPARIAHGMGSQPVEADWPALRQGDVEQVLQRFPQLGALVQLGWHSPRPFSAAAQVQTERGELFVKRHHHSVRQPAWLEEEHRFIRHLASRGAPVVNPLTDAHGNSALALGDWTYEVLPRAAGDDLYRDALSWTPFLDLHHAYSAGATLARLHRAAEGFTASARQAPVLVSNLRIFRQHDPLQAIERALPRQPALARYLAGQDWRRTLAELHLPWHRELLPLLAGQPALWTHNDWHASNLLWRAEGGSAEVESVLDFGLSDLTFALFDLATALERNCVPWLELDDGGRAPADLDAVDALLAGYTSQRPLDRNDLFTLKALLPLVHADFALAEVDYFEGIVGSRASADIAYHAFLVGHARWFGDNEGARLLAHLDRLARTRN
- a CDS encoding 5'-nucleotidase, lipoprotein e(P4) family: MRIATPLATALLVALLAGCQQHPPANDQLDAVLWTQTSIEHDLLFRQVYANATRQLDKALADPGWDALAEAPRELAGLPPAVIVDIDETLLDNVPLNARTILEDRPYDYQEWNQWVERAEARALPGSVAFLQAAAQRGITPYYLTNREPGQEQATLVNLRRAGFPIDDTAQILTAGTAIGGCADAGSDKTCRRHWVGSRARVLMLVGDSFGDFIAGKGSLADQQRVAAPYLGWLGERLFLLPNPTYGHWYSAPYQGREDLPASEKRALKQRALQPQYPTY
- the selD gene encoding selenide, water dikinase SelD, which translates into the protein MSEPIRLTQYSHGAGCGCKISPKVLDVILAGSGAQNLDPRLWVGNASRDDAAVYALDEERGVVSTTDFFMPIVDDPFDFGRIAATNAISDIYAMGGDPLMAIAILGWPVNLLPPELAREVIRGGRAVCDAAGIPLAGGHSIDAPEPIFGLAVTGVVNKAHMKRNDTATVGCRLYLTKPLGIGILTTAEKKARLREQDVGLARDWMCTLNTPGSRFGRLAGVRAMTDVTGFGLLGHLVEMADGAGLTARLDYASVPRLPGVEHYLAEGCVPGGTLRNFDSYGDRIAPISEAQRDLLCDPQTSGGLLVGVAPEGETEFLAVAAELRLDLSPIGQLVERQRHAVEVL
- a CDS encoding putative selenate ABC transporter substrate-binding protein gives rise to the protein MLKRILAATAGLALSLSTLATQAADVLRVSAIPDEAPTELLRKFEPLGAYLEKTLGMKVQFVPVADYPAVVEALATDRLDLAWLGGFTFVQVRLKTGNAIPLVQREQDAQFTSKFITANPEVKSLADLKGKTFAFGSISSTSGSLMPRYFMLKDGIKPEQYFSRIGYSGAHDATAAWVQAGKVDGGVLNASVWDKLVAAGKVDTAKVRVFATTPAYYDYNWTVRGTLDPALAEKIRKAFLALDPANPEHKAILDLQAASRFIETTPDNYKGIEEAARAADLLK
- the mnmH gene encoding tRNA 2-selenouridine(34) synthase MnmH: MRDNTTDYRELFLNDVPMMDMRAPVEYSKGAFPGTVSLPLMTDLERQKVGTCYKQKGQQAAIELGHQLVSGKVKAQRVEAWAAFAKAHPEGYLYCFRGGLRSQIVQQWLKEAGIEYPRVIGGYKAMRTFLIETLDRAVAECEFVVVGGMTGTGKTEVVKALADSVDLEGHANHRGSSFGKRATGQPSQIDFENRLAIDLLKRRARGQQLFVLEDESRMIGMCSLPLSLHQGMQHFPLVWLEDSLEGRIERILKDYVIDLAAEFRAVHGDEPGFERFAERLLQSLDNIQKRLGGERYQRLRLIMQAALDEQRRRGAVELHRGWIEGLLREYYDPMYAYQRENKGTRIEFAGDAPAILDYLAQRRARR